The Arabidopsis thaliana chromosome 5, partial sequence genomic interval TGCAAAGGGGATTGGGGGAAGCTCCATCACTGTCTTAAACTTGGCAGAAGTTATTTCTGGGAGTGCCTCTTATTCCAGTCCCGGGGAAGACTCTTTGAGCTACTTTCGTTGTCTGCATCAACAATCTCTTCCAGGCCCTTTGGTAGGGGGAAATGTTGGAAGTAAAGAGTTGCATAAGTGGATTGATGAGAGACTCTTGCATTGTGAATCTTCCAACATGGATTTTTCAAGAGGGAAACTCTTAAAGatgcttctttctttgctcAGAATATCTTGTCAGTATTATGGGAAACTCCGATCTCCTTTTGGCTCTGATGCATCGCAAAAGGTGAGCAAATCATGAGATATCttgtcatttattttcttaagaaaaacattgtATATGTTGCATTTCCTCATCTTGGTATTCACACTGCAAACAGGAAACGGATACTCCAGAAGCAGCAGTTGCTAAACTTTTTGCATTTGCCAAGAAAGATGGCATCCAAAATGGTTATGCTCCTATTAGCCAATGCTTGCAGCATTTACCACCTGAATCGCAAATGCAAGTGAGTATTGGACATCAAATCCCATATACTCTTTCGAggacgtttttttttcctgattaACTCGTGGAAGAATTCCCCAGGTAACTGCTTCAGAGGTTCAGAATCTTCTGGCTTCTGGTAGAAAAATGGAGGCTCTACAATGTGCGCAAGAAGGCCATTTATGGGGACCGGCACTTGTCATCGCGGCTCAACTTGGGGATCAGGTTCCTTTCCCTTGATTGCTATAGAACTAAACGTTCCACTGTAGTGCTTGGTTGACTGACTTGGTGATGTCCTAACTTGCAGTTCTATGTAGACACTGTGAAACAAATGGCCCTTCGCCAGCTGATACCCGGGTCACCTTTACGGACATTGTGCCTACTCGTTGCGGGACAACCAGCTGAAGTGTGTCCCACTGGAAGTAGTAGTAGCATGCTTGACAATTGGGAAGAGAATTTGGGTATAATAACTGCTAACAGAACCACAGATGACGACCTTGTGATTATTCATCTTGGAGATAGCATGTGGAAAGAAAGAGGGGAGGTGGTTCTCTGccttgttgtatttttttacttcatgGAAGATTTTATCATGACATTTGAAGTACTGTTATGAATCAGATAATTGCGGCGCATATTTGCTATTTAATCGCAGACAAGAACTTTGATCCATACTCAGAAAGCGCCAGACTCTGCCTTGTCGGAGCGGACCATTGGAAATGTCCTCGAACATACGCAAGTCCAGATGCTATACAGGTGAATTTTTATCACAgtgttttagttattataaTACTAGACGTAAGATTCTATTTTGAGGCTTTTTATGAATACTCTCCATGTTTCTCAAATATGTTGTATAGAAACTCTGACGAAATTCATGGAGGAcgccattttttttcttacttattTGAAATTCTCTTGATTTGTCGGTTGATCTTTGCATGGGCAGAGAACAGAGTTATATGAATACTCTAAGACGCTGGGAAACTCTCAGTATATCCTGTTACCGTTTCAAccatataaaatcatatatgcTCATATGCTGGCTGAAGTTGGTAAACTTTCTACTGCACAAAAGTAAGATGATTTACTTTCCTTCATCTGCTCCTTGGTTAGACTCTATATGGCTTCCTGATGTCATTCTACTGTTGCTTATTCAGGTACTGTCAAGCAGTAATAAGATGCCTCAAGACTAGCCGATCATCTGAAGTAGAAATGTGGAAGCAGTTTGCTTCATCTCTTGAAGAGAGAATCCGTAGCCATCAAGAGGTACAAGTTACACCACTTCTGGTTCCAATAGAATTACATGGAACAGTTGATTTTTCGTGTGGGGTTACATCTGTTAGCTGTCTTTTCCTTTAAATGGAAATGCAACAGTGAAAAGTATTTACATCTGTGAGTTGTACTTTGATTAAAGAtgtcaaaaaagaaactcGAGCGTTGTGGACATCCATAAAATTGGGTACCACGTAAAGCTTCTTTTTACTTATGATCCGACTAATCAGACATTTCTATCTCAGGGTGGGAATTTGGCCCCAGCAAAACTTGTTGGAAAGCTGCTGAACTCTTTGTGGGGGATGCCACCACCTGCACCACATTCAACAACTGGAAACCCGCAGGTAAATGAGTATCAACATCAACAGCAGGAAGCGGCTAAGTTATCATATAGTCAATCCGCTAATACAATGTCATCATTGATGCCACCTGCTTCAATTGAACCCGTACATGAGTGGGGTGGGAACGGGAGGACAATGGCAGCACATTCTAGAAGTGTATCAGAGCCAGATTTCAGTAGGACGCCAATACAGGTCTATATCACTAGaaaaccatttctttttcttcttttttgttagtAACAGATGCGGGTAAGTTGCTCCCTCATCATGCTATTTCCCCTATCCAGCTACCCCACACTCAGATATATCACTGGATCGAGTAGTCCTAAGGAGGCTTTCTAAGTATACCAACCAATACGCGTCAGAAAACCATTGCTTATTGCTTAAATGTTTGTCTTTTCTGATAGGATCAGACTGACTCCTCAAAAGACAAAGCTCCTGATGGGGTGACACAGGTGAAATCAACTCGGAAGGTGCCAAGTTCTCGGTTTAGCCGCTTTGGTATTGGCATATTGAAGAACACTGTAGGGAAGGTCTTCCCATCTCGATCATCTAATGAGGTGCACCTTACTAAATCTTGAGGTCGTGAGGAGTCTTGTTGAACTTATACTAATTGTTTTGAGTCATTCTTTGGGTAAAGGCAAAACTGGGTAATGAGAATCAATTCTACTATGACGATAACCTAAAGAGATGGGTGGAAAGAGGTGTGGAACCCCCAGCTGAGGAAGCTGCACTACCTCCTCCTCCAACGTCAGTCCCATTCCGAAGCAACTCATTGGGTCATGAAAACAAGTCTGAGATAAAGAACGAGATGTCTCCATCTAGTGGGAGCTGGAGTAGTGGCAGCCCAACTCCGTCAGAGAATTCTCCGGGAATCCCACCAGTCTCACAGGGCTCAAACCAATTCTCAGCTCGTGGACGTATGGGTGTGCGTGCAAGGTAAACAAACCACTTGAGACACTTgagaattatatataatctgtGGAGGCTATCCTGGATCCTAAGTTAGAATGGCAATAAGGAAGGAATATAAGCCACCATTGATTTACGGGTACAAAAGAGCTTTTGATGTGAGATGGGAATAGTTCTCCTGATGGTAGTGTACGGTTGTGCAACTGATAGCTATAATTTGTCTGATCGTTTATTAAAAAAGCTACTGGATATAATATTCCCTCGTTAGTGTTTTACTGTAGATAATGTGCATGCTTAGAACTGATCATTTTACTCTTTTTCGGGGGCAGGTACGTTGACACCTATAATCAAGGCTCCTCGAGCATGTATCAGTCACCTCCCGTGCAATCTTCTAAACCACCGATTCCTGCGAAAGCAAAATTCTTTGTCCCAGCAGCACCGGCATCGTTTGCAAACGACCAGGTAATGGAATCGGTTAGTGCTGAAACCAGACAAGAGAACTCAGGAGATGAAGCAGTAGTAGGCTCTGCAGGCGCTCCAGGACCAAGCCAGGCTTCATTCCAGTCCCCGACACCATCTCCAATTGCAATGCAGAGATTTCCAAGTGTAGACAACATCAGAAGAAGTGGATCAGGAACAAGCCTTAATGGTGATCTTCCTCAGTCAGTATCAAGAAGAACAGCTTCATGGAGCGGAAGCGTCAACAGCTCGTCGTTTATGTCTCCAACGAGTGCATCAACATTCAGACCAAGCCCACTGAACAGTAGCAGTAGCAGCTTAGGAGAGGAGCTTCAGGAAGTTGAACTGTAAGTTGAAAAATCTGTAAtatcacaaaagaaaaaaaaagttttgctcACTGTCACAACAGGTTAGATCgatcaatcaatcaaatgtTAATCCATGAGTTACCCCAAAATTACATGAAGCACTTTCTCTGCTTCTGTCAATGACAGGGGGCAAATATGTATTATGccgtttgtattttttttttattttcttactaaaTATAAATTCATTAAATTTCTTTGTTAACAGACTTGAGGAATTACACAATAATACACATTAATATTTCGTTCATGAGTGGTAATGAAATTTGTTCACCATGTGTTGGCCTCTAATTTCTGCATCCCTTTGATTGTGTGGTTTCCCGTATTCATAGTTTAGATGGAGTATGCATTTTGGAAAGAAGAGGATGGAACCAGAacataattttggttttgcctttaattatgtttagattaaaaataataataatagttatTAGTATAATGATTTACTTTTAATAATATAgcataataaattttaatttgatacaCGGCTGaaccaaattttgaattatgcatgatttcttttggtaattcggtttggttcaaTTAGATTCGAATAAATTTgcatcacaattttttttataacattagTGACCGAAAATGTGGCTCTTTGGACCGGGAACGCGgacttttaagaaaaaacccCGCTGGTATCGGCATGTGCCGattcatttgtgtttttgttttatgtggGCTGGCCATTAATAATAATTGGGCCGATAATTCGTGTTTTATGATTAATCGTCCGATCTGAAgctctaattaattaattaacgGATGAAGAACCGGTTTCTTAAAGCATCTTGAAGAGCGATCCAATGGCTACCGTTGGATTCATCAGATCTCTGTAGCTtctttagaagaaacaaacagagggagtcttcttcttcctccaacgTAAAAACCAGAATTTCAATATCTTCATTCCCTGATTATATCACATCTGGATCAGGCATTTCGTCAAACACCTTGTGAGCATCTTTTAGCGAGCCGTTTCTTTTGTAGAATCTCAGCAAGGAATTTGGAATCAAAGTGTACATGTGGCAAACAGACCTGTGTGTTTATGACCGTAGCTGGACATGAAGCTTTCGTCACAAAGAAACGTAGCCATTGTCGCCGGAAACGCTCTTGGTTTGTCTCCTTCATTGAGTAGTTACGAGATATCGGAAATTTTGTAAGTTTCTTAGACACAGATCTTTGCATTTAAAACAGATCGGCGCCAACCATCCTCGATGCGTATAGAAATGTCATTAAGAAGAGATAATATGAATCACATTGTATGATACTTTTGTTGAGAATGACGTTGAAGGTTGAGATGGAAAAGCTTCGAATAGACGTTTAAGTTATTAGGAAAGTAGCAAATTTGGGACGAATCCTTTCTAGGTTTTGGATCGGAATCTATGGCATCGTGCTCCACTTGATCGCTGCGTTCTATAGAGCTTCTTCCGATCCTCTCTCACGGCGATTTTTGTTGGGGATTAGATTCGGGTTAATATAATTCCgattttcatctctttttcGATTGATGGCTTCGGCTTCTCAATTCCTGCTGGAGGATCAGACGGATGAGGATTTCTTCGACAAGCTTGTTGATGATGCTTATTCTCCCACCGAAGCTCAGGCTTCATCCTCTGTGACGGAGCTGAAGTTCGACGATGAAAGTGACTCCGATGATATCAGAGCTTTTTCGAATCTCTCTATTGGTAAAGATCCTTTGGGCGGAGGAGATGGCACACTGAATGAAGCAATTTTGGGGAACGATGTTGCAAACGAGGGTGCAAGCGGTTCGGTGGGGGAAGACGAGCCTTCATCTATTGCTCCGGAAGCTGTTCAATTTCCCCATAGTGATGCAAGGGAATTAAGAGATGATGAAATGAGATCGGAGGTAGCTGATATGCCACTATCTGAAACAGCAAAAGAATGCACGATAGTTAACGAGCCCGGGATTCCTGGGGTTAAGGAGCTAGATTGGGGTTCATTTGATGCGGATTTATCTGTAAATGACGGTCGTGGGTTTGGTTCATACTCTGATTTCTTCACTGAGCTGGATGCAACTGCAGGAAATTTACAGGGAAAGGCGGATGTAGCTGTGGCCACTGGAGGAAACTTAGTAGCCAATGATACAAATAACACAAGTGTTGGGTTTGAGCAACACCAGGGTCAATTGCACCACGATTCTGCAAGCGGGCAGTACGTGGATAACAGTCAATCTTGGGAAAATCTCTATCCTGGATGGAAATATGATGCAAGTACTGGTCAGTGGTTTCAAGTTGATGGTCATGATGCAAGCATGAATTCACAGGAGAGCTATGAAAACTCAACTAGTAACTGGGAAAACGTTGCTGCGAACAACTCGGATGTTGCTTATCAGAGACAGAGTACAGCATCTGCAGTGGCTGGCACAGTTGAGAATGTTTCTACTTGGAACCAGGTTTCACAAGTGAGCAATGGGTATCCAGAACACATGGTCTTTGACTCCCAGTATCCGGGATGGTACTATGACACAATTGCTCAAGAATGGCGCTCTCTTGACAGCTACAACCAGGCTTTTCAAACAACTGGTCAAGCTAATGATCAGCAAGTTCAGAATGGCAATTCTTTTACAGCTGTGGACCATAGTAGAGAGAGTAACGTACATGATGTTTACGATAAAAATCAGATACTCAGAacacaaaaatttgatatccAGAGCCAACATGGAAGTTGGGATCAATCGTACTATGACAAAAATCAGCAGGCTACAAACATGTGGCAACCAGAAAATGCAGGTGCGGCTGAGGCGGCTGTGACTCCTGCCTCATTATCAAACTCCGGAGGAAACCAGCAAGTAAATAATTTGTACAGTACAGGACCTGTGGCTGAACAGTTTAAGCCATATGAGAGTGGCGTTCAGAGCTTCATTCCTCAGCATATGAATGTGGCTAATGTCACGCAGAATGGACCCATGAGTTTCTCGAACGGTTTTTATAGTAGACAGGAATCTGTAGATGATGCTCCACAGTCATTTCAGAGCAGTCAGCTTTTCTCCCCAAGTGCAGGAAGATCATCTGATGGGCGTCCACCACATGCACTTGtcaattttggatttggcGGAAAGCTCATTCTTATGAAGGACGATAGTGGTTCTCTCCAGAATTCATCATTTGGAAGTCAGGTAATGAAGtggtattttttatattatgcTTACTCgcttatttttcttatattatgcTTATCGGAGAACTTGTATGAAAGATATTCTCCAATTAGAACTTTAAGTGAATCATGAAAATCTTTTCACTGCTAACCTTTTTCTATCCGACTCAGAAGGGAACTGGGGGAAGCTCCATCTCTGTCTTAAACTTGGCAGAAGTTATTTCTGGGAGTGCCTCTTATTCAAGTCTCGGAGAAAACTCTTTGAGTTACTTCAGTTGTCTGGATCAACAATCTCTTCCAGGACCCTTGGTTGGAGGAAATGTTGGAAGTAAAGACTTACATAAGTGGCTTGATGAGAGAATTTTGAATTGTGAATCTTCCTACATGGACTTTTCAAGAGGGAAACTTTTAAAGatgcttctttctttgctcAGAATATCTTGTCAGTATTATGGGAAACTCCGTTCTCCTTTTGGTTCCGATGCATTGCAAAAGGTGAGCAATCCATGAGATGTCTTATCACTTCtgttttgtaagaaacatTGATATGTATTACAATTTTCTCATTCTTGAATATACACTGCAAACAGGAAACGGACTCTGCTGAAGCAGCAGTCGCTAAGCTTTTTGCAATTGCCAAGGAAGATGGCGTACAAAATGGTTATGCTCCTATTAGCCAATGCTTACAGCATTTACCACCGGAATCACAAATGCAAGTGAGTATTAGACATCATATCTGGTATTTATCTTTCAAGGAGAATGTTTCTAAAATTAACATGGTTTTGCTTATTAACTCATTTGGAAGAATTGTCCAGGTAACTGCTTCAGAGGTGCAGAATCTTCTGGCTTCTGGCAGGAAGATGGAGGCTCTCCAATGTGCACAAGAAGGTCATTTATGGGGACCAGCGCTTGTTATCGCAGCACAACTTGGGCAACAGGTTTGTTTCTCTTGATTGCTATAGAACTAAACATTGCACTGTAGTGCTTGGTTGACTGACTTGGTCGATGTCTTAATTGATGCAGTTCTATGTTGACACTGTGAAACAAATGGCCCTTCGCCAGCTGGTACCCGGGTCACCTTTACGAACACTGTGCCTGCTGGTTGCAGGGCAACCAGCTGAAGTGTTCTCCACTGGAAGTACAAGCGATATCTCTTTTCCTGGTTCCGTAAATTTACCTCCACAGCAACCTCAGGTAATGCATAAACCATCTATTGCGTCTCAGTAAGACAATTTTAGAAACGTGTTGACAAAAGATGTAGAATAAGAAAACTCTACATAGTATTAAATACTAAATAGGTAAACTCTTTTGTTCCTTCGAAGAGTCCGATTCAAACATACTGcaagacaaaaaatattttatctacCATAGGGAACTAGATCACTCCATTTCAAAGGGCATATTTTCTTATGCAGCTCTGTCATGGGAGCTTGTTAATAATGTCTTAATGTTTCCCTGAATTGCAGTTTGGATGTAGTAGCATGCTTGACAGTTGGGAAGAGAATTTGGGTATAATTACTGCGAACAGAACCACAGATGATGAGCTTGTGATTACTCATCTTGGAGATTGCATGTGGAAAGAAAGGGGCGAGGTGGTTCTCTCCCTTGTTGTGTTGTTTTACTTT includes:
- a CDS encoding RGPR-like protein (RGPR-related; FUNCTIONS IN: molecular_function unknown; INVOLVED IN: biological_process unknown; LOCATED IN: cellular_component unknown; EXPRESSED IN: 25 plant structures; EXPRESSED DURING: 13 growth stages; BEST Arabidopsis thaliana protein match is: RGPR-related (TAIR:AT5G47490.1); Has 1807 Blast hits to 1807 proteins in 277 species: Archae - 0; Bacteria - 0; Metazoa - 736; Fungi - 347; Plants - 385; Viruses - 0; Other Eukaryotes - 339 (source: NCBI BLink).), whose protein sequence is MASTADFLLDDQTDEDFFDKLVDDSYTPTASSSAKELKFDDGSDSDDAKAFANLSVVDDVLGDGDVALNEAGLGNDVANEGTSGSVGKEEPSSSIAPEAVQFVNSDANRLRDVDVVRSEVDDMALTETGKESNIVDGSGSPGVKEVDWGSFYADSSVNDGGGFGSYSDFFTELDATAGNVQGQAEVAVATGGNLVANDTINTSVGLDNSAGFEQHQGQVQHDSGSGQYVDNSQSWENLYPGWKYDASTGQWYQVDGQDATVNSQESYINSTGNWESVAADNSDVAYLKQSTTSAMAGTAESVSTWNQVSQVGNGYPEHMVFDAQYPGWYYDTIAQEWRSLDSYNQASQTTVTGQAHDQQVQNGHARTTTYHNNSQSSVYDVNNKNQTFKAQDFAIQGQHGSWDESYYANNQQAGNTWQPVNVGKAEPAVTSDSLSRFGGNQQVNNLYSTESVAEQFKPNTIGAQSFIPQHMNVASATQNGPLSFSNDLYNRQQSVDHAQKSFQNNQLFSPSVGRSSDRRPPHALVSFGFGGKLIVMKDNNGSLQNTSFGSQGIGGSSITVLNLAEVISGSASYSSPGEDSLSYFRCLHQQSLPGPLVGGNVGSKELHKWIDERLLHCESSNMDFSRGKLLKMLLSLLRISCQYYGKLRSPFGSDASQKETDTPEAAVAKLFAFAKKDGIQNGYAPISQCLQHLPPESQMQVTASEVQNLLASGRKMEALQCAQEGHLWGPALVIAAQLGDQFYVDTVKQMALRQLIPGSPLRTLCLLVAGQPAEVCPTGSSSSMLDNWEENLGIITANRTTDDDLVIIHLGDSMWKERGEIIAAHICYLIADKNFDPYSESARLCLVGADHWKCPRTYASPDAIQRTELYEYSKTLGNSQYILLPFQPYKIIYAHMLAEVGKLSTAQKYCQAVIRCLKTSRSSEVEMWKQFASSLEERIRSHQEGGNLAPAKLVGKLLNSLWGMPPPAPHSTTGNPQVNEYQHQQQEAAKLSYSQSANTMSSLMPPASIEPVHEWGGNGRTMAAHSRSVSEPDFSRTPIQDQTDSSKDKAPDGVTQVKSTRKVPSSRFSRFGIGILKNTVGKVFPSRSSNEAKLGNENQFYYDDNLKRWVERGVEPPAEEAALPPPPTSVPFRSNSLGHENKSEIKNEMSPSSGSWSSGSPTPSENSPGIPPVSQGSNQFSARGRMGVRARYVDTYNQGSSSMYQSPPVQSSKPPIPAKAKFFVPAAPASFANDQVMESVSAETRQENSGDEAVVGSAGAPGPSQASFQSPTPSPIAMQRFPSVDNIRRSGSGTSLNGDLPQSVSRRTASWSGSVNSSSFMSPTSASTFRPSPLNSSSSSLGEELQEVEL
- a CDS encoding RGPR-like protein, encoding MASASQFLLEDQTDEDFFDKLVDDAYSPTEAQASSSVTELKFDDESDSDDIRAFSNLSIGKDPLGGGDGTLNEAILGNDVANEGASGSVGEDEPSSIAPEAVQFPHSDARELRDDEMRSEVADMPLSETAKECTIVNEPGIPGVKELDWGSFDADLSVNDGRGFGSYSDFFTELDATAGNLQGKADVAVATGGNLVANDTNNTSVGFEQHQGQLHHDSASGQYVDNSQSWENLYPGWKYDASTGQWFQVDGHDASMNSQESYENSTSNWENVAANNSDVAYQRQSTASAVAGTVENVSTWNQVSQVSNGYPEHMVFDSQYPGWYYDTIAQEWRSLDSYNQAFQTTGQANDQQVQNGNSFTAVDHSRESNVHDVYDKNQILRTQKFDIQSQHGSWDQSYYDKNQQATNMWQPENAGAAEAAVTPASLSNSGGNQQVNNLYSTGPVAEQFKPYESGVQSFIPQHMNVANVTQNGPMSFSNGFYSRQESVDDAPQSFQSSQLFSPSAGRSSDGRPPHALVNFGFGGKLILMKDDSGSLQNSSFGSQKGTGGSSISVLNLAEVISGSASYSSLGENSLSYFSCLDQQSLPGPLVGGNVGSKDLHKWLDERILNCESSYMDFSRGKLLKMLLSLLRISCQYYGKLRSPFGSDALQKETDSAEAAVAKLFAIAKEDGVQNGYAPISQCLQHLPPESQMQVTASEVQNLLASGRKMEALQCAQEGHLWGPALVIAAQLGQQFYVDTVKQMALRQLVPGSPLRTLCLLVAGQPAEVFSTGSTSDISFPGSVNLPPQQPQFGCSSMLDSWEENLGIITANRTTDDELVITHLGDCMWKERGEIIAAHICYLIADKNFDTYSDTARLCLVGADHWKYPRTYASPEAIQRTELYEYSKTLGNSQYTLLTFQPYKVMYAHMLAEVGKLSTAQKYCQAVLKCLKTGRSPEVEMWKQFVSSLEERIRIHQQGGYTANLHPEKLVGVLLNFFGSKTHRPVGGMPPPAPHSTKGNLQGNEYQHQQQEATKLAYSQSVNTMSSLMPPASVEPTHESGGSGRRMAVHTRSVSEPDFGRTPIQEMADSSKEKAVDGVTKLKSSGSVAGSRFSRFGFGIFKDTVGRVLARSSKEAKLGAENQFYYDDKLKRWVERGVEPPAEEAALPPPPTIGAFQNNSLGYENKSDMIPSNGNWSSGGPTPSENSSGIPPISHGSNQFSARGRTGVRARYVDTYNPPGRGNSHTMIPSPSVQTAKPPIPAKAKFFVPAAPASFSNDQAMEPAAAETRQEEISADEVVASSGAPPPMMMQRYPSMDNIQRNGLGISVNGDNHQPPTSRRTASWSGNFNTSFTPPTSPSTFKPVLLNSSSSSLGEELQEVEL
- a CDS encoding RGPR-like protein, which encodes MASASQFLLEDQTDEDFFDKLVDDAYSPTEAQASSSVTELKFDDESDSDDIRAFSNLSIGKDPLGGGDGTLNEAILGNDVANEGASGSVGEDEPSSIAPEAVQFPHSDARELRDDEMRSEVADMPLSETAKECTIVNEPGIPGVKELDWGSFDADLSVNDGRGFGSYSDFFTELDATAGNLQGKADVAVATGGNLVANDTNNTSVGFEQHQGQLHHDSASGQYVDNSQSWENLYPGWKYDASTGQWFQVDGHDASMNSQESYENSTSNWENVAANNSDVAYQRQSTASAVAGTVENVSTWNQVSQVSNGYPEHMVFDSQYPGWYYDTIAQEWRSLDSYNQAFQTTGQANDQQVQNGNSFTAVDHSRESNVHDVYDKNQILRTQKFDIQSQHGSWDQSYYDKNQQATNMWQPENAGAAEAAVTPASLSNSGGNQQVNNLYSTGPVAEQFKPYESGVQSFIPQHMNVANVTQNGPMSFSNGFYSRQESVDDAPQSFQSSQLFSPSAGRSSDGRPPHALVNFGFGGKLILMKDDSGSLQNSSFGSQKGTGGSSISVLNLAEVISGSASYSSLGENSLSYFSCLDQQSLPGPLVGGNVGSKDLHKWLDERILNCESSYMDFSRGKLLKMLLSLLRISCQYYGKLRSPFGSDALQKETDSAEAAVAKLFAIAKEDGVQNGYAPISQCLQHLPPESQMQVTASEVQNLLASGRKMEALQCAQEGHLWGPALVIAAQLGQQFYVDTVKQMALRQLVPGSPLRTLCLLVAGQPAEVFSTGSTSDISFPGSVNLPPQQPQFGCSSMLDSWEENLGIITANRTTDDELVITHLGDCMWKERGEIIAAHICYLIADKNFDTYSDTARLCLVGADHWKYPRTYASPEAIQRTELYEYSKTLGNSQYTLLTFQPYKVMYAHMLAEVGKLSTAQKYCQAVLKCLKTGRSPEVEMWKQFVSSLEERIRIHQQGGYTANLHPEKLVGVLLNFFGSKTHRPVGGMPPPAPHSTKGNLQGNEYQHQQQEATKLAYSQSVNTMSSLMPPASVEPTHESGGSGRRMAVHTRSVSEPDFGNG